A genomic segment from Burkholderia plantarii encodes:
- a CDS encoding winged helix-turn-helix domain-containing protein yields the protein MTALPSLSLNAARSLHLSAQGLLTAPRRKAVKADVLDAIRRMAQLQIDTIHVVARSPYLVLFSRLGPYEPQWLDEHLAEASLFEYWSHEACFLPIEAFGLMRHRMLNPQGMGWKYAAGWHDEHRDAIDALLERVRATGPVRSADFAREAGEKGSGWWDWKPEKRHLEVLFSTGQLMVAARRNFQRIYDVWERVLPHWDDARDLPAPDGVLPQLLRNTCRALGIARADWVADYYRLPKRAYRNELHALADAGELLPVAVEGWKEDAFVHRDLAPLLARAADDTLRSSVTTLLSPFDPVVWDRRRASQLFDFDYTIECYTPAHKRRYGYFCLPVLHRGKLVGRVDAKAHRAQGVFELKAVHVEPGVKLGSGLTADVARAIRRLADWHATPEVAVGDAPRELKAALAGC from the coding sequence GTGACCGCACTCCCTTCGCTCTCGCTCAACGCCGCCCGTTCGCTGCACCTGTCCGCCCAGGGCCTGCTCACCGCGCCGCGCCGCAAGGCCGTCAAGGCCGACGTGCTCGACGCGATCCGCCGCATGGCGCAATTGCAGATCGACACGATCCACGTGGTCGCGCGCAGCCCCTATCTCGTGCTGTTCAGCCGGCTCGGCCCCTACGAGCCGCAGTGGCTCGACGAGCATCTGGCCGAGGCGAGCCTGTTCGAATACTGGTCGCACGAAGCCTGCTTCCTGCCGATCGAGGCGTTCGGGCTGATGCGCCACCGCATGCTCAACCCGCAGGGCATGGGCTGGAAATACGCGGCGGGCTGGCACGACGAGCATCGCGACGCGATCGACGCGCTGCTCGAACGCGTGCGCGCGACGGGGCCGGTGCGCTCGGCCGATTTCGCGCGCGAGGCCGGCGAGAAGGGCAGCGGCTGGTGGGACTGGAAACCGGAGAAGCGGCACCTGGAGGTGCTGTTCTCGACCGGGCAGCTGATGGTGGCCGCGCGCCGCAATTTCCAGCGCATCTACGACGTATGGGAACGCGTGCTGCCGCACTGGGACGACGCGCGCGACCTGCCCGCGCCCGACGGCGTGCTGCCGCAACTGCTGCGCAACACCTGCCGCGCGCTCGGCATCGCGCGCGCGGACTGGGTGGCCGATTACTACCGGCTGCCCAAGCGAGCCTATCGCAACGAGCTGCATGCGCTGGCCGACGCGGGCGAACTGCTGCCGGTGGCCGTGGAGGGCTGGAAGGAGGACGCGTTCGTGCATCGCGATCTCGCGCCGCTGCTCGCGCGCGCGGCCGACGACACGCTGCGCTCGTCGGTGACCACGCTGCTCTCGCCGTTCGATCCGGTGGTCTGGGACCGGCGGCGCGCCTCGCAGCTGTTCGACTTCGACTACACGATCGAGTGCTACACGCCCGCGCACAAGCGCCGCTACGGCTACTTCTGCCTGCCGGTGCTGCATCGCGGCAAGCTGGTCGGGCGCGTGGACGCCAAGGCGCATCGCGCACAGGGCGTGTTCGAGCTGAAGGCCGTGCATGTCGAGCCGGGCGTGAAGCTCGGCAGCGGGCTCACGGCCGACGTCGCGCGCGCGATCCGCCGGCTGGCGGACTGGCACGCGACGCCCGAGGTAGCGGTGGGCGACGCGCCGCGCGAACTGAAGGCCGCGCTCGCCGGATGTTGA
- a CDS encoding DUF1653 domain-containing protein — protein MTEQEAEQIATHRHYKGGLYRVIGTARHSETEEPHVVYEHLWPHERGLWVRPESIFHDTLADGRPRFLKLRD, from the coding sequence ATGACCGAGCAGGAAGCCGAACAGATCGCCACCCACCGCCACTACAAGGGCGGCCTCTACCGCGTGATCGGCACCGCGCGCCATTCGGAGACGGAGGAGCCGCACGTCGTCTACGAACATCTCTGGCCGCACGAGCGCGGCCTGTGGGTGCGCCCCGAATCCATTTTTCACGACACGCTGGCCGACGGCCGCCCGCGCTTCCTCAAGCTGCGCGACTAG
- a CDS encoding GNAT family N-acetyltransferase gives MSASSSPALRISTDRRELDVDTIHAFLRDHAPWALGIPREVVRQSIDGSLCFGAFVGDTFVGFARLVTDLATFGYLCDVFVLPAHRGHGYARVLIDTIFADPRVTKLRRVALVTSDAHGLYAPAGFAAPAHPERWMELHRPDVYRADARAEVRTDPPPIEPR, from the coding sequence ATGAGCGCTTCTTCATCGCCCGCGCTGCGCATTTCGACCGACCGGCGCGAACTCGACGTCGACACGATCCACGCGTTCCTGCGCGACCACGCGCCCTGGGCGCTCGGCATCCCGCGCGAGGTGGTGCGGCAGTCGATCGACGGCTCGCTCTGCTTCGGCGCGTTCGTCGGCGACACGTTCGTCGGCTTCGCGCGACTCGTCACCGATCTCGCGACCTTCGGCTATCTCTGCGACGTGTTCGTGCTGCCGGCGCATCGCGGCCACGGTTATGCGCGCGTGCTGATCGACACGATATTCGCCGATCCGCGCGTGACGAAGCTGCGCCGCGTCGCGCTCGTCACGAGCGACGCGCACGGACTCTACGCGCCGGCCGGGTTCGCGGCGCCCGCGCATCCGGAGCGCTGGATGGAACTGCATCGCCCCGACGTTTATCGGGCCGACGCACGGGCGGAGGTTCGGACCGACCCGCCGCCGATCGAGCCGCGCTGA